A stretch of the Vitis riparia cultivar Riparia Gloire de Montpellier isolate 1030 chromosome 13, EGFV_Vit.rip_1.0, whole genome shotgun sequence genome encodes the following:
- the LOC117929178 gene encoding putative disease resistance protein At3g14460 encodes MLRKLVVDECESLKWLPRNYNSCALESLEIYMCPSLVCFPNSELPTTLKNIYIQGCENLTSLPEGMMHHNSTCCLENLIIDYCPSLKSFPTGELPSTLKNLAISVCSNLESTSENMCPNNSALDSLYLVRYPNLRTLPECLHNLKNLQIIDCEGLECFPKGGLSVPNLTRLCIAQCRNLKSLPHQMTNLKSLQLLRISGCPRVESFPEEGLAPNLTSLKIDDYEECLLPISLTSITINGMESLASLALRNLISLQVLEISNCPNFCSLASLPATLERLQIQNSPILKARCSKEKGEYWPNIAHIPSIWIVGE; translated from the exons ATGCTAAGAAAGCTTGTGGTGGACGAGTGTGAGAGTCTAAA ATGGCTGCCTCGTAACTACAACTCATGTGCCCTTGAATCCCTAGAGATATATATGTGTCCATCTCTCGTATGCTTTCCAAATTCTGAGCTTCCAACCACActcaagaatatatatattcaaggTTGTGAAAATCTAACGTCTCTACCAGAAGGAATGATGCACCATAATTCCACTTGTTGTCTTGAAAATTTGATCATTGATTATTGTCCCTCTCTCAAGTCCTTTCCAACAGGGGAGTTACCCTCCACCCTTAAAAATCTTGCAATTTCCGTTTGCTCCAACTTGGAGTCGACGTCAGAGAACATGTGCCCCAACAATTCAGCTCTTGACTCTTTATACCTTGTGCGTTATCCAAATCTGAGAACCCTACCAGAATGCCTGCACAATCTCAAGAATCTCCAAATAATTGACTGCGAAGGTCTGGAGTGCTTTCCCAAAGGAGGCTTGTCCGTCCCCAACCTCACACGCCTTTGTATCGCTCAATGTCGGAATCTGAAATCTCTGCCACATCAAATGACAAACCTCAAATCTCTTCAACTGCTGAGAATAAGCGGCTGTCCAAGAGTGGAGTCCTTTCCAGAAGAGGGTTTAGCCCCCAACCTGACATCACTTAAGATTGATGACT ATGAAGAGTGTCttcttcccatttctctcacCTCCATTACAATCAATGGAATGGAATCCCTAGCCTCCTTGGCTCTCCGAAATCTCATCTCTCTTCAAGTCCTAGAGATATCAAATTGCCCTAACTTCTGCTCTTTAGCGTCGTTGCCTGCAACACTTGAAAGACTTCAAATCCAGAATTCTCCTATACTAAAAGCAAGGTGCTCAAAGGAGAAAGGAGAATATTGGCCCAACATTGCCCACATCCCCAGCATTTGGATAGTTGGAGAATAG